Part of the Henckelia pumila isolate YLH828 chromosome 2, ASM3356847v2, whole genome shotgun sequence genome is shown below.
tttatattatatttaaaaataataaacattttttttatattttaaaattaaaaaatatataattgaaagATGATATTTATAAGTAATAATTACATTTTTGTCCATTCATTAATTTGATCAAGTTGGTTATTTTAATAACCAAGGTGGTTATTCTAATAGATTCATACATTATTATATTGTATAGATTGTATAGATGTATATATATTCTAaaaatacattttatttttataaatataaatatatatagttaTACATcggttgtttttttatttaatttaattaaagaaCTTTAAACCTATACATTGTTTCAAAAAAtaagtataaataaaatacctTAAAAAAAACCTATACATACAATATACACACGTATTAATACGCGCAGACTGGGATTTGAGCAGTGGCAGGAATAACCTGAACCGCCATCTCCGTCGCGGGAATGGAGAAGAAGGAATACTGAAACACAACATGGAAGACATCTATCCCTCCAACGACGACGTTTCCAGCTCCAAATCCTACTCCAACTACCACAGCGCAATGTCCACCCTCTCATCCTCCTCCCCCGCCGTCGAACACCCCCTTCTTCCGCCGCCTTCCACTGCCACCACCGCCTACGTTTCCGATCCCCTGCTCCTGAACCCTCGGGGTTCACCACTTGAATCTCCTTCATACGCTGACGTCATATCCAGCCCCTTTCGCGACGTTTTCTCGGAATCCAATGGCAATGGCACGCTCGAGGAGGAATCGACGGTTTCTCCTAGATCTCAATCTTCCAGCCCGGAGTATCTGAAGATCACGGTTTCGAGTCCGCAAAAGGAGGTCGAATCTTCCAGTTCGATTGTTCCCGGTGGCAATACTTATGTCACCTATTTAATCACCACCAGGACGGATATCTTAGATTACCGAGGTTCGGATTTTAGCGTGCGGAGGAGGTTTAAAGACGTGGTGACGCTGTCGGATCGGTTGAGCGAGGGTCACCGAGGGCTTTTTATTCCACCTCGGCCTGATAAAAGTGTAGTGGAAAGTCAGGTGATGCAAAAACAGGATTTTGTGGAGCAGAGGAGAGTGGAATTGGAGAAATACTTAAAGCGGCTGGCGAAACATCCCGTTGTTAGAAAGAGCGACGAGTTGAGGGTTTTTCTGACAGTACAGGGTAAAATGCCACTGCCCACAAGCATCGATTTGGCGTCCAGAATGCTAGATGGGGCAGTGAGGCTGCCCAAGCAGCTGCTTGGGGAGTCTACGAGTGTGATCGAACCTGAGGAGGTGGTGCAGCCTGCTAAAAACGGGAAGGATTTGCTAAGGTTTTTCAAGGAGTTGAAACAATCTGTTGCCAATGATTGGGGTAATTCGAGGTCTCCTTTGGAGGAGGATGACGAGGAGTTCTTGGAGAAGAAAGAGAAGTTACTGGAACTTGAGCAGCAACTTTCAAACGCATCGAAACAAGTCAGttggaattttaatttttttcaatcaCTATTTTTTTGGATGTAAAATGTGAATATTACATATCTGCATTTTTTAGTTGATAATGTTATGCTAAATTCACTATATGTGTCTGCATGGACTGCTGTTTGTATTCATTTGTCCACGATATGTATCTGTGATGAATGTTTCTATTCTATGATTTGGTAGGCTGAATCACTGGTCAAAGCCCAGCAAGATATAGGCGATACAATGGGAGAATTAGGGCTATCTTTGATCAAACTAACTAAATTTGAGAGCGAACATGCTGAACTGAATACTCAAAGAACAAGGGCTGCTGACGTAAAAAATGTTGCCACTACTGCCGTCAAATCTAGCAGATTGTACCGCGAACTTAATTCACAGATCGTGAAACATTTGGTGAGTGCTGAATTCTTGTTTTGGGTAAGCTTTGTCAAAAGCTTTTGCCTCGTTGGGATTAATTTATTGAGTGTGTAATCTACTAATCTTGAATGTGAGATCTGGGAGTGATTGTTCTAGATCTTGTTCTGGCCGATTGAATGGAATTTTTTGCCAAATAACATCCTAATTATCTCACTCACTTTTTGTTGCtgc
Proteins encoded:
- the LOC140881259 gene encoding sorting nexin 2B-like — its product is MEDIYPSNDDVSSSKSYSNYHSAMSTLSSSSPAVEHPLLPPPSTATTAYVSDPLLLNPRGSPLESPSYADVISSPFRDVFSESNGNGTLEEESTVSPRSQSSSPEYLKITVSSPQKEVESSSSIVPGGNTYVTYLITTRTDILDYRGSDFSVRRRFKDVVTLSDRLSEGHRGLFIPPRPDKSVVESQVMQKQDFVEQRRVELEKYLKRLAKHPVVRKSDELRVFLTVQGKMPLPTSIDLASRMLDGAVRLPKQLLGESTSVIEPEEVVQPAKNGKDLLRFFKELKQSVANDWGNSRSPLEEDDEEFLEKKEKLLELEQQLSNASKQAESLVKAQQDIGDTMGELGLSLIKLTKFESEHAELNTQRTRAADVKNVATTAVKSSRLYRELNSQIVKHLETLQEYMGLMFAVRNAFSDRSSALLTLQTLVSELHSLRSRTEKLETAASKLFGSDKSRIRKLQELNHAIKVTDDAKSCAIREYERIKENNRSEIQRLDEERQADFIKMLTGFVTTQVAYTEKIANEWAKVADQTSMYSKERT